The Catenuloplanes niger genome includes a window with the following:
- a CDS encoding helix-turn-helix transcriptional regulator, translating to MVKPTRVTNSIRALRFAAGEMTQADLARRIGVTRQTVIAIEQGRYSPSLEMAFQIAHVFGVPLEDVFQYPSSPGEPA from the coding sequence GTGGTGAAGCCGACCCGGGTGACGAACAGCATCCGCGCGCTCCGCTTCGCCGCCGGCGAGATGACCCAGGCCGACCTGGCCCGCCGGATCGGCGTCACCCGCCAGACCGTCATCGCCATCGAGCAGGGCCGCTACTCGCCCTCGCTGGAGATGGCCTTCCAGATCGCCCACGTCTTCGGCGTGCCCCTCGAGGACGTCTTCCAATACCCTTCGTCACCGGGAGAGCCCGCATGA